Proteins co-encoded in one Astyanax mexicanus isolate ESR-SI-001 chromosome 1, AstMex3_surface, whole genome shotgun sequence genomic window:
- the evlb gene encoding enah/Vasp-like b isoform X2, translated as MSEQSICQARASVMVYDDTSKKWVPIKPGQQGFSRINIYHNTANNTFRVVGVKLQDQQVVINYSIVKGLKYNQATPTFHQWRDARQVYGLNFASKEEATTFSNAMLFALNVLSTQDGGPAVQRQVQNGPTTDELEAQRRQMEMQQQQQQQQQQMQAHIERERRSSNSGSPFQGHPVVLSVAPPSVAPPPMSMGGPCPPPPPPPAPPGPPGPPPPSAGAPPPPPPPLPVVGGGYGGHGMHHEEAQAPTGLAAMIAGAKLRRVQRPEDSSASGAKNEANRTSGGSGGLMEEMNALLARRRKAANQSEDKKDGDSQNDDPNSPSPMSRGQNSSDGAKKPWDRANSAERSSLVSRVRPVGSGSDTDALDFDRMKQEILEEVVRELHKVKDEIIDAIRHELSRISTT; from the exons tGAGCAGAGCATTTGCCAGGCTCGTGCCTCGGTGATGGTCTACGATGACACCAGCAAGAAATGGGTGCCAATCAAGCCAGGCCAACAAGGCTTTAGCCGCATCAACATCTACCACAACACTGCCAACAATACCTTCCGTGTGGTGGGGGTCAAACTGCAGGACCAGCAG GTTGTCATTAACTACTCCATCGTAAAGGGGTTGAAATACAATCAGGCGACTCCGACATTTCACCAGTGGCGTGATGCCAGGCAGGTGTACGGACTCAACTTTGCCAGTAAGGAGGAGGCCACCACCTTCTCCAATGCAATGCTTTTCGCCCTCAATGTGCTCAGCACCCAGGATGGAG GTCCAGCTGTTCAGCGCCAGGTTCAAAATGGGCCCACCACAGATGAACTGGAGGCACAAAGAAG GCAAATGGAGatgcagcagcaacaacagcagcagcagcaacaaatgCAGGCGCATATTGAGAGAGAGCGACGATCGTCCAACTCAG GTTCCCCGTTTCAGGGACACCCCGTCGTGCTCTCTGTGGCACCTCCAAGTGTAGCGCCACCACCCATGTCAATGGGAGGACCTtgcccacctcctcctccaccacctgcACCACCTGGACCTCCTGGGCCTCCGCCCCCCTCAGCaggagctcctcctcctcccccgcCCCCCCTGCCTGTGGTTGGAGGGGGTTATGGGGGCCATGGGATGCACCACGAGGAAGCACAAGCACCCACCGGCCTCGCTGCCATGATTGCCGGAGCCAAACTGCGCCGAGTACAAAGG CCTGAGGATAGTTCAGCATCTGGAGCCAAAAACGAAGCCAACCGGACAAGTGGAGGGAGTGGTGGTCTGATGGAGGAGATGAATGCCCTGCTGGCACGAAG ACGGAAAGCTGCAAACCAGTCTGAAGACAAGAAAGATGGAGACAGCCAAAat gATGATCCAAATTCCCCCTCTCCCATGTCTAGAGGACAGAACTCCTCAG ATGGCGCAAAGAAACCATGGGATCGAGCCAACTCTGCTGAGAGATCATCACTTGTATCTAG GGTTCGACCCGTGGGGAGTGGTAGTGACACAGACGCCTTAGACTTTGACAGAATGAAACAG GAAATCTTGGAAGAAGTTGTTCGTGAATTGCACAAGGTGAAGGATGAAATCATTGATG CCATTAGACATGAACTTAGTAGAATTAGCACGACATAA
- the yy1b gene encoding transcriptional repressor protein YY1b has translation MASGETLYIETDGSEMPAEIVELHEIEVETIPVETIETTVVGEDDDDDDDDHQPMIALQPLVTDDPSQLHHHQEVILVQTREEVVGGDDSDLRAEDGFEDQILIPVPAPGVEDEYIGQTLLTVAGKSSVGRMKKGGGSGKKAGKKSYLSGAEASGRKWEQKQVQIKTLEGEFSVTMWASDDKKDIDHETVVEEQIIGENSPPDYSEYMTGKKLPPGGIPGIDLSDPKQLAEFARMKPRKIKEDDAPRTIACPHKGCTKMFRDNSAMRKHLHTHGPRVHVCAECGKAFVESSKLKRHQLVHTGEKPFQCTFEGCGKRFSLDFNLRTHVRIHTGDRPYVCPFDGCNKKFAQSTNLKSHILTHAKAKNNQ, from the exons ATGGCATCGGGAGAAACGCTGTACATAGAGACGGACGGGTCGGAGATGCCGGCTGAGATCGTGGAGCTGCACGAAATCGAAGTGGAAACGATCCCGGTGGAGACCATCGAGACCACGGTGGTCGGGGAGGACGACGACGACGATGATGACGACCACCAGCCCATGATCGCGCTGCAGCCGCTGGTGACGGACGACCCGAGCCAGCTCCACCACCATCAGGAGGTGATCCTGGTGCAGACCCGGGAGGAGGTGGTCGGCGGGGACGACTCGGACCTCCGGGCCGAGGACGGGTTCGAGGACCAGATCCTGATCCCCGTGCCCGCTCCCGGGGTGGAGGACGAGTACATCGGGCAGACGCTGCTAACCGTGGCGGGGAAGAGCTCCGTGGGGAGGATGAAGAAGGGGGGCGGCAGCGGCAAGAAAGCGGGCAAAAAGAGCTACCTGAGCGGGGCCGAAGCCAGCGGGAGGAAGTGGGAGCAGAAGCAGGTGCAGATCAAGACCCTGGAGGGAGAGTTCTCAGTCACGATGTGGGCTTCAG ATGACAAAAAGGACATTGACCATGAGACTGTGGTAGAAGAACAAATTATTGGTGAGAATTCTCCTCCAGACTACTCAGAATACATGACTGGAAAGAAGCTCCCTCCTGGTGGCATCCCAGGAATCGACCTCTCGGACCCCAAACAGCTAGCAGAGTTTGCCAG AATGAAGCCACGGAAGATTAAAGAGGATGATGCACCGAGGACGATAGCCTGCCCCCAcaaa GGATGCACTAAGATGTTCAGGGATAACTCTGCCATGAGGAAACACCTACACACCCATGGGCCCCGGGTTCACGTGTGTGCTGAATGTGGAAAAGCCTTTGTGGAGAGTTCCAAACTAAAGCGGCACCAACTTGTTCACACCGGAGAAAAGCCTTTCCAG TGCACCTTTGAGGGCTGTGGGAAACGCTTCTCACTGGACTTTAATCTTCGCACACATGTCCGGATTCACACCGGAGATCGCCCTTATGTCTGCCCGTTTGACGGCTGCAATAAAAAGTTTGCCCAGTCCACCAACCTCAAGTCACACATTCTAACACACGCAAAAGCCAAAAACAACCAATGA
- the evlb gene encoding enah/Vasp-like b isoform X1: MDINLQSHRFYFPQIYCDAGAQVTEYKISEQSICQARASVMVYDDTSKKWVPIKPGQQGFSRINIYHNTANNTFRVVGVKLQDQQVVINYSIVKGLKYNQATPTFHQWRDARQVYGLNFASKEEATTFSNAMLFALNVLSTQDGGPAVQRQVQNGPTTDELEAQRRQMEMQQQQQQQQQQMQAHIERERRSSNSGSPFQGHPVVLSVAPPSVAPPPMSMGGPCPPPPPPPAPPGPPGPPPPSAGAPPPPPPPLPVVGGGYGGHGMHHEEAQAPTGLAAMIAGAKLRRVQRPEDSSASGAKNEANRTSGGSGGLMEEMNALLARRRKAANQSEDKKDGDSQNDDPNSPSPMSRGQNSSDGAKKPWDRANSAERSSLVSRVRPVGSGSDTDALDFDRMKQEILEEVVRELHKVKDEIIDAIRHELSRISTT, from the exons tGAGCAGAGCATTTGCCAGGCTCGTGCCTCGGTGATGGTCTACGATGACACCAGCAAGAAATGGGTGCCAATCAAGCCAGGCCAACAAGGCTTTAGCCGCATCAACATCTACCACAACACTGCCAACAATACCTTCCGTGTGGTGGGGGTCAAACTGCAGGACCAGCAG GTTGTCATTAACTACTCCATCGTAAAGGGGTTGAAATACAATCAGGCGACTCCGACATTTCACCAGTGGCGTGATGCCAGGCAGGTGTACGGACTCAACTTTGCCAGTAAGGAGGAGGCCACCACCTTCTCCAATGCAATGCTTTTCGCCCTCAATGTGCTCAGCACCCAGGATGGAG GTCCAGCTGTTCAGCGCCAGGTTCAAAATGGGCCCACCACAGATGAACTGGAGGCACAAAGAAG GCAAATGGAGatgcagcagcaacaacagcagcagcagcaacaaatgCAGGCGCATATTGAGAGAGAGCGACGATCGTCCAACTCAG GTTCCCCGTTTCAGGGACACCCCGTCGTGCTCTCTGTGGCACCTCCAAGTGTAGCGCCACCACCCATGTCAATGGGAGGACCTtgcccacctcctcctccaccacctgcACCACCTGGACCTCCTGGGCCTCCGCCCCCCTCAGCaggagctcctcctcctcccccgcCCCCCCTGCCTGTGGTTGGAGGGGGTTATGGGGGCCATGGGATGCACCACGAGGAAGCACAAGCACCCACCGGCCTCGCTGCCATGATTGCCGGAGCCAAACTGCGCCGAGTACAAAGG CCTGAGGATAGTTCAGCATCTGGAGCCAAAAACGAAGCCAACCGGACAAGTGGAGGGAGTGGTGGTCTGATGGAGGAGATGAATGCCCTGCTGGCACGAAG ACGGAAAGCTGCAAACCAGTCTGAAGACAAGAAAGATGGAGACAGCCAAAat gATGATCCAAATTCCCCCTCTCCCATGTCTAGAGGACAGAACTCCTCAG ATGGCGCAAAGAAACCATGGGATCGAGCCAACTCTGCTGAGAGATCATCACTTGTATCTAG GGTTCGACCCGTGGGGAGTGGTAGTGACACAGACGCCTTAGACTTTGACAGAATGAAACAG GAAATCTTGGAAGAAGTTGTTCGTGAATTGCACAAGGTGAAGGATGAAATCATTGATG CCATTAGACATGAACTTAGTAGAATTAGCACGACATAA